In bacterium, a single window of DNA contains:
- the dnaJ_2 gene encoding Chaperone protein DnaJ codes for MPQRGHDPYTILRVPPDATPQQLRRAWLTLARQHHPDRYPSAAQKQQATERLQVINAAYEEVSDPRRRRRLDAQRQTALQRRPAAAAVRQTAAAVATPAGMRNPALPHRYTPGNKYVVFDGVTYMNLAEASRRLKQPVARLQLYVENGELNAFAFDNQQWVTEASLIPLRTRHRREPSGTAQRAWRAVVPHLGRPPRQVPGAVAARPSNSIDRRYDAPRVDQRAAAILQVAPSLFLMICGVLLYAYLANFALVWPALARLPQALGL; via the coding sequence ATGCCCCAGCGCGGACACGACCCCTACACCATCCTTCGGGTACCCCCCGATGCGACACCTCAGCAGCTCCGGCGCGCCTGGCTCACCCTGGCGCGTCAGCACCACCCGGATCGCTATCCCTCTGCCGCCCAGAAGCAGCAGGCGACCGAGCGGCTGCAGGTCATTAATGCGGCGTATGAGGAAGTGTCGGATCCGCGCCGGCGACGTCGGCTGGATGCCCAGCGGCAGACAGCGCTGCAGCGACGTCCTGCCGCAGCAGCTGTCCGACAGACGGCGGCAGCAGTCGCGACACCCGCGGGGATGCGGAACCCCGCCCTCCCCCATCGGTACACCCCCGGTAACAAGTACGTCGTCTTCGATGGCGTGACCTACATGAACCTGGCGGAGGCATCGCGACGCCTCAAGCAGCCGGTCGCCCGACTCCAGCTTTATGTGGAGAACGGCGAGCTCAACGCGTTTGCCTTCGACAATCAGCAGTGGGTCACCGAAGCGAGCCTGATTCCGCTCAGGACCCGGCATCGCCGGGAACCGAGCGGGACAGCCCAGCGGGCGTGGAGAGCGGTCGTGCCACACCTGGGGCGTCCGCCGCGACAGGTCCCCGGGGCTGTCGCGGCACGTCCCTCGAACAGCATCGATCGTCGGTACGATGCCCCCCGGGTGGACCAGCGGGCGGCGGCGATCCTGCAGGTCGCGCCGTCCCTGTTTCTGATGATTTGCGGGGTGCTGCTCTATGCGTACCTGGCGAACTTCGCTCTCGTCTGGCCGGCCCTCGCCCGGCTTCCGCAAGCGCTGGGGCTGTAG
- the rpsB gene encoding 30S ribosomal protein S2, giving the protein MYDVTMKQLLEAGIHFGHQTKRWNPKMRPYIYTQRNGIYVMDLQQTLKMLKEAYNFVVDVTKNGGTVMFVGTKKQAQDSIAFEATRCGSPFVNHRWLGGTMTNFGTMQARIRERNDLDKAFQEGGFALRTKKENQKLSQKLERMNRFFFGLKDLKRLPDALFIIDLKKEQNAVKEAKKLHIPVVGIIDTNCDPDDADYPIPGNDDAIRAIKLFCQTMSNAVMEGKEGQDAPMTESQSAKAAEAPVVPSIPVEEFLADAAVLASPAPPADLSPSGGIILE; this is encoded by the coding sequence ATGTACGACGTCACTATGAAGCAGCTGCTCGAAGCGGGGATCCACTTCGGCCACCAGACCAAGCGCTGGAATCCGAAGATGCGCCCCTACATTTACACCCAGCGCAACGGCATTTACGTGATGGACCTGCAGCAGACCCTCAAGATGCTGAAGGAAGCCTACAACTTCGTGGTTGATGTCACGAAGAACGGCGGCACCGTCATGTTTGTCGGGACCAAGAAGCAGGCCCAGGACAGCATCGCCTTCGAGGCGACCCGCTGCGGCTCGCCCTTTGTCAACCATCGCTGGCTGGGCGGCACGATGACCAACTTCGGCACCATGCAGGCCCGGATCCGCGAGCGCAACGACCTCGACAAAGCCTTCCAGGAAGGGGGCTTCGCTCTCCGCACCAAGAAGGAGAATCAGAAGCTCTCCCAGAAGCTGGAGCGGATGAATCGCTTCTTCTTCGGGCTCAAGGACCTCAAGCGCCTCCCCGATGCCCTCTTCATCATCGACCTGAAGAAGGAGCAGAACGCGGTCAAAGAGGCCAAGAAGCTCCACATCCCGGTGGTTGGCATCATCGACACCAACTGCGACCCCGATGATGCGGACTATCCGATCCCGGGGAACGATGACGCCATCCGCGCCATCAAGCTCTTCTGCCAGACCATGTCCAACGCGGTCATGGAAGGCAAGGAGGGGCAGGATGCTCCGATGACTGAAAGCCAGAGCGCGAAGGCCGCCGAAGCCCCGGTGGTCCCGAGCATTCCGGTGGAGGAATTCCTCGCCGACGCCGCTGTGCTGGCCTCGCCGGCTCCCCCGGCGGACCTCTCCCCCAGCGGTGGCATCATCCTCGAGTAG
- the tuaD gene encoding UDP-glucose 6-dehydrogenase TuaD, whose product MKIVVIGVGYVGLATAATCAELGHQVTGLDIDTVKITRLRDGLLPIWEPGLEPLVLENIRRGRLTFTEEYAVCIDADVIFVTVDTPTGENWEIRLESLQSVALSLARHAGPEAVIILKSTVPPGTNDYFRRLFRDAHPTHHDPIIVSNPEFLREGQAVYDTFHPDRIVLGTIDSAGLTAMRELYEPVIHGRYDGSSLIPPARGDRRVPVPVVATTPPTAELIKYAANAFLATKISFINEIANLSELLGADVTEVAEGIGLDTRIGRQFLNAGLGFGGSCFPKDTKALSFKAGSQGYQFTLLNAVIEVNKLQRYRFTQRIRRAYGAEFPAITLAVFGLSFKPQTDDIRESPALDIMKELHREGVQLRATDPVAVSRAAQAFGGCTFFDTPEECAAGADGVLLCTEWPQYAALNWSAIKGVMRQPVLFDGRNLLDPAAMRTAGWEYHGIGRP is encoded by the coding sequence ATGAAGATCGTCGTCATCGGGGTCGGATATGTCGGGCTGGCAACTGCTGCCACCTGTGCCGAACTCGGGCATCAGGTGACGGGCCTCGATATCGATACCGTCAAGATCACTCGTCTGCGGGATGGCCTCCTCCCGATCTGGGAGCCGGGCCTCGAGCCCCTGGTGCTGGAGAACATCCGGCGGGGACGGCTCACCTTCACGGAGGAGTACGCGGTCTGTATCGATGCCGATGTCATCTTTGTGACGGTCGATACGCCGACGGGCGAAAATTGGGAGATCCGCCTCGAGAGTCTGCAGTCGGTGGCCCTGAGCCTGGCCCGGCATGCCGGACCCGAGGCCGTGATCATCCTCAAGAGCACGGTCCCCCCCGGCACCAACGATTACTTCCGTCGACTCTTCAGAGACGCCCATCCGACGCATCACGACCCGATCATCGTGTCCAACCCCGAGTTCCTCCGGGAAGGGCAGGCGGTCTACGACACCTTTCATCCCGATCGTATCGTGCTGGGGACCATCGACAGCGCCGGTCTGACCGCGATGCGGGAGTTGTACGAGCCGGTGATTCATGGCCGCTACGACGGATCGTCGCTGATTCCCCCCGCCCGGGGAGATCGCCGGGTGCCGGTCCCGGTGGTCGCGACGACCCCGCCGACAGCAGAACTGATCAAGTACGCCGCTAACGCTTTTCTCGCGACCAAGATCAGCTTCATCAATGAGATCGCGAATCTCTCAGAGCTCCTGGGGGCGGATGTCACGGAAGTGGCGGAAGGCATCGGCCTCGACACCCGTATTGGACGACAGTTCCTCAACGCCGGGCTTGGCTTCGGCGGCTCCTGCTTCCCCAAGGACACCAAAGCCCTCAGCTTCAAAGCAGGCTCCCAAGGGTATCAGTTCACGCTGCTAAATGCGGTCATCGAGGTGAACAAGCTCCAGCGCTACCGGTTCACACAGCGGATCCGGCGGGCGTATGGCGCGGAGTTTCCGGCCATCACGCTGGCGGTGTTCGGGTTGTCGTTTAAGCCGCAGACGGACGATATCCGTGAGAGCCCAGCGCTGGACATCATGAAGGAACTGCATCGCGAGGGGGTCCAGCTCCGGGCCACCGACCCGGTCGCGGTCTCCCGGGCCGCGCAGGCGTTTGGTGGCTGCACCTTTTTCGACACGCCGGAGGAGTGCGCCGCCGGGGCAGATGGAGTCCTCCTCTGCACGGAATGGCCGCAATATGCCGCCCTGAACTGGAGCGCCATCAAAGGCGTGATGCGGCAACCGGTCCTCTTCGATGGCCGGAATCTCCTCGACCCCGCCGCCATGCGGACCGCCGGCTGGGAGTACCACGGCATCGGGCGTCCGTAG
- the glmM_2 gene encoding Phosphoglucosamine mutase → MSASPANPAADAAATPLAFGTDGIRGRVPEQFNLALVTHLGRGVCTWLRETSVSGVLALPGLPDALTRPATNRLLVGYDRRPDSPEFATHLAKVCAAYGFVVDLTDRPTPTPVIARAARDEGYDLALIVTASHNPYTDNGLKLKPHYGGSATQEITRQVEEALAHPERAQACAVAKEHPPQAVDLRGGYIAALRNALPLESGLLPGKTIIFDPMHGASVGWLPEVVEGTGLRVRSLHEAQATRATELHPEPLAQWLPDLIAQVRATPDSVGIACDGDADRLGLVDEAGRFLSSQLFYPLILLNRLKLGELPVPAIAKTFSGTMLLDRIAKKYGLDCREVPVGYKHISLMLADGSIAMGGEESGGLGFVEFLPERDGMYSGLMTLRLMHLRGMSLAALHDELQAEFGPVAFERRDLPLARVADRAELEAIMQQASRDGSFAGYGVERVETLDGIKLWFADGWLLLRPSGTEALLRLYCEAASTQAVTTLLDAATAAVSDPSRGLLR, encoded by the coding sequence ATGAGTGCATCCCCTGCGAATCCGGCGGCTGACGCGGCCGCGACCCCCCTGGCGTTCGGTACTGATGGCATCCGAGGTCGGGTGCCGGAACAATTCAATCTGGCGCTGGTGACGCACCTGGGACGGGGGGTCTGTACCTGGCTGCGGGAAACCAGCGTCAGCGGGGTGCTTGCGCTGCCGGGGCTCCCGGATGCCCTGACACGTCCGGCGACCAACCGGCTGCTGGTGGGGTATGACCGTCGCCCCGACTCCCCGGAGTTCGCGACGCATCTGGCGAAAGTCTGCGCCGCGTATGGCTTTGTGGTGGACCTGACAGATCGTCCGACGCCCACGCCGGTGATCGCCCGGGCTGCGCGGGACGAGGGCTACGACCTCGCGCTCATCGTGACAGCCTCGCATAACCCCTACACCGACAATGGTCTGAAGCTGAAGCCGCACTATGGCGGCTCTGCCACCCAGGAGATTACCCGGCAAGTTGAAGAAGCTCTCGCGCATCCGGAGCGGGCGCAGGCCTGCGCAGTCGCGAAGGAGCATCCGCCACAGGCGGTGGACCTCCGGGGGGGGTACATCGCGGCCCTCCGCAACGCCCTGCCGCTGGAGTCCGGGTTGCTGCCGGGGAAAACGATCATTTTTGACCCCATGCACGGGGCATCGGTGGGCTGGCTCCCGGAAGTCGTGGAGGGGACTGGCCTGCGGGTCCGGTCGCTGCACGAAGCGCAGGCGACCCGGGCGACAGAGCTTCATCCGGAGCCGCTGGCGCAGTGGCTTCCTGATCTGATTGCGCAAGTACGGGCGACCCCGGACAGTGTGGGGATCGCCTGCGATGGGGATGCGGATCGGCTGGGTCTGGTGGATGAGGCGGGTCGCTTTTTGTCGAGCCAGCTCTTTTATCCCCTCATCCTTTTGAATCGCCTGAAGCTGGGCGAGCTTCCGGTCCCGGCCATCGCGAAGACTTTTTCAGGGACGATGCTGCTGGACCGTATCGCCAAAAAGTACGGCCTGGACTGCCGGGAGGTCCCGGTGGGCTACAAGCATATTTCGCTGATGCTGGCGGATGGGTCCATTGCGATGGGGGGCGAGGAGTCGGGGGGGCTGGGATTCGTGGAGTTCCTGCCGGAGCGGGACGGGATGTATTCCGGGCTGATGACGCTGCGGCTGATGCACCTGCGGGGGATGTCGCTGGCCGCGCTGCACGATGAACTGCAGGCGGAGTTTGGTCCGGTGGCCTTCGAACGCCGGGATCTTCCCCTGGCGCGGGTGGCCGACCGGGCGGAGCTGGAGGCGATCATGCAGCAGGCGAGCCGGGATGGATCGTTCGCGGGTTATGGGGTCGAGCGGGTGGAAACCCTCGATGGCATCAAGCTCTGGTTTGCGGATGGCTGGCTGCTGTTGCGACCGAGCGGCACGGAAGCGCTACTTCGCCTATATTGTGAGGCGGCCTCCACGCAAGCGGTCACGACTCTCCTGGATGCGGCTACGGCTGCTGTGAGTGATCCCAGTCGGGGATTACTGCGTTAG
- the davT gene encoding 5-aminovalerate aminotransferase DavT gives MLPEVVTPPPGPASRALLARLAAVESPNVTAQQGAICWERAEGCNVWDVDGNRYLDLTAAFAVAALGHRPPNQLQAIAEQSTLLVHGMGDVHPSAVKIELLEALARIAPGDLSISILGSNGADAIEAALKTANLRTGKPGVVTFSGGYHGLSYGTLALSGRDDFRAPFARQLTLPVARVPYPDPYRLPPGIADLDQLITDCLAAVAVAMLDLETAGTPCGAVVVEPMQGRGGMILPPSGFLSGLKDLCSAFGALLIFDEIYTGFGRTGRWFACEHDDVIPDLLCVGKALTGGFPLSACVGTPSAMEAWPVSQGEALHTYTYLGHPLGCAMALAMLRTLEAENWPGQVAEAGERLAPRLQALATKYAVIGEVRGRGLMWGLDLVADPVSRMPDGTRAHALVAGLLQQGLLTLPCGTAGHVLALSPPFTMSDEEWDWVLATLDAVLATV, from the coding sequence ATGTTGCCTGAAGTCGTGACCCCACCACCCGGACCCGCTTCGCGCGCGCTGCTGGCGCGGCTGGCAGCTGTGGAGTCGCCCAATGTGACAGCGCAGCAGGGTGCCATCTGTTGGGAGCGCGCGGAAGGGTGCAATGTCTGGGATGTCGATGGCAATCGCTACCTGGATCTCACCGCCGCGTTTGCCGTGGCAGCGCTGGGCCATCGTCCCCCGAACCAGCTACAGGCCATCGCAGAGCAGAGTACGCTGCTGGTGCATGGGATGGGAGATGTCCACCCGAGTGCCGTCAAGATTGAACTCCTCGAAGCCCTCGCGCGTATTGCGCCGGGAGACCTGAGTATCAGCATTCTGGGCAGCAACGGTGCGGATGCGATTGAAGCCGCGCTGAAGACCGCCAATCTCCGGACCGGGAAGCCGGGGGTCGTGACTTTCAGTGGGGGCTACCACGGCCTGAGCTACGGGACTCTGGCGCTGAGTGGTCGGGATGATTTTCGCGCACCCTTCGCGCGGCAGCTGACGCTGCCTGTCGCACGGGTGCCGTATCCCGATCCCTATCGTCTGCCGCCGGGGATCGCCGATCTCGATCAGCTCATCACCGACTGTCTCGCGGCGGTGGCGGTAGCGATGCTGGATCTGGAGACCGCCGGGACTCCCTGCGGAGCGGTGGTCGTCGAGCCGATGCAGGGACGGGGCGGGATGATCCTGCCTCCGTCGGGATTCCTGAGCGGCCTGAAGGATCTCTGCTCGGCGTTCGGCGCGCTGCTGATTTTCGACGAAATCTACACGGGGTTTGGCCGGACCGGTCGCTGGTTTGCCTGCGAGCATGACGATGTCATCCCGGACCTGTTGTGTGTCGGGAAGGCGCTGACTGGGGGTTTTCCGCTGTCGGCCTGCGTCGGGACGCCATCCGCGATGGAGGCGTGGCCGGTGTCGCAGGGAGAAGCACTCCACACATACACCTATCTGGGGCATCCGCTGGGCTGCGCGATGGCGCTGGCGATGTTGCGGACGCTGGAAGCCGAAAACTGGCCAGGGCAAGTGGCAGAGGCGGGTGAGCGCCTGGCTCCACGGCTGCAGGCACTGGCCACGAAGTACGCGGTCATCGGCGAGGTCCGGGGTCGCGGGTTAATGTGGGGTCTGGACCTGGTGGCGGATCCGGTGAGCCGGATGCCGGATGGGACCCGGGCACACGCCCTGGTGGCAGGTTTGCTGCAGCAGGGGCTGCTGACCCTCCCCTGCGGGACTGCAGGGCATGTCCTGGCGCTCTCGCCACCATTCACCATGTCTGACGAGGAGTGGGACTGGGTCCTGGCGACACTGGACGCGGTTCTGGCAACAGTATGA
- the dnaA gene encoding Chromosomal replication initiator protein DnaA gives MADPSPLNAAAIWQAALDQLAGTSTDALFQALQAMAQLKAIDSDKVTIALPYEYLREVFGRDERARLSEVFSALLQTPMQVEFVVEQAPEAQFNDFARRKRDAISQRKQTLLPSQEGVHGAPPAPLPGVNPHLTFGAFVEDEANRLALAAAMTAATDPGRMYNPLYLFGTTGLGKSHLLHGIANAWLARGGQGSVQVVSAEDYANEHIESIRTRDTQRVRDRQLQQSLLLIDDLQFLMNKPNCQEGFTHLLKSFLDSGRQVVLTADRRPRDLVSFPEHLISRLEGGLLAELGRPTLPGRMRMLQAKAHDWKLDVAPSTLELIATRLPGNVRSLEGCLRMLQAQQGLRGGAPLPADDIEKLIQGFLSTASSSRRSVHHDINTIMEVVCQHYRVSPADMLGRGRTNAVVHPRHIVMFFARELTNMSLAEIGRAMGNRDHSTVSYAIERFQGRATMEKTLQRELEFVRRLLLGEEVPDSK, from the coding sequence ATGGCTGACCCCTCCCCCCTTAACGCCGCCGCTATATGGCAGGCCGCCCTTGATCAGTTGGCCGGCACGTCGACTGATGCCCTGTTTCAGGCGCTCCAGGCGATGGCCCAGCTCAAGGCTATTGATAGCGATAAGGTGACCATTGCTCTGCCCTACGAGTACCTGCGCGAAGTCTTCGGGCGCGATGAGCGGGCCCGGCTGAGCGAGGTCTTCTCCGCGCTGCTGCAGACTCCCATGCAGGTGGAGTTCGTGGTGGAGCAGGCTCCTGAGGCGCAGTTCAATGACTTCGCCCGCCGCAAGCGGGACGCCATCTCCCAGCGGAAGCAGACGCTGTTGCCGTCCCAGGAGGGCGTCCACGGTGCGCCCCCTGCGCCGCTGCCGGGGGTGAATCCGCATCTGACCTTCGGGGCATTCGTCGAAGACGAAGCGAATCGTCTGGCGCTGGCAGCAGCGATGACCGCAGCGACGGATCCGGGCCGGATGTACAACCCGTTATACCTCTTTGGCACCACCGGACTGGGCAAGTCGCATCTCCTCCACGGCATCGCCAATGCCTGGCTGGCCCGTGGTGGGCAGGGGAGCGTTCAGGTCGTCTCGGCAGAAGACTATGCCAACGAGCACATCGAATCGATCCGCACCCGCGACACGCAGCGGGTCCGGGACCGGCAGCTGCAGCAGTCCCTGCTGCTGATCGATGATCTCCAGTTTCTGATGAACAAACCGAACTGCCAGGAAGGGTTTACTCATCTGCTGAAGAGCTTCCTCGACAGCGGACGGCAGGTGGTGTTGACCGCCGACCGGCGTCCCAGGGACCTGGTCTCCTTCCCCGAGCATCTGATCTCCCGTCTGGAAGGGGGACTGCTCGCTGAACTGGGTCGCCCGACCCTGCCAGGGAGGATGCGGATGCTGCAGGCCAAAGCCCATGACTGGAAGCTGGATGTCGCGCCTTCCACACTGGAACTGATCGCCACGCGGCTGCCGGGCAATGTCCGGTCGTTGGAGGGGTGTTTGCGGATGCTCCAGGCGCAGCAGGGGCTGCGCGGCGGTGCCCCGCTCCCCGCGGATGACATCGAAAAGCTGATCCAGGGCTTCCTCTCGACCGCCTCTTCCAGCCGACGTTCGGTGCATCACGACATCAACACCATCATGGAAGTGGTCTGCCAGCACTACCGGGTTTCTCCGGCGGACATGCTGGGCCGTGGGCGCACCAATGCGGTCGTGCATCCACGACACATTGTGATGTTCTTCGCCAGGGAGCTGACCAACATGAGCCTGGCGGAGATCGGTCGTGCCATGGGGAATCGCGACCACTCCACGGTCAGCTATGCCATCGAGCGCTTTCAGGGGCGGGCCACCATGGAAAAGACGTTGCAGCGGGAACTGGAGTTTGTCCGCAGACTCCTGCTGGGCGAGGAAGTCCCTGATTCGAAGTAG